CACTGCTCCATCTCTTCGTATTTCCTGGCGCGTTCCTCGGTGAGCGCCGCCAGACGCTCCCAGTCGCGGGCGATGGTCTCGCTGGATAGTTCCGCCTCAAGTTGCGCGATGCGTGCTTCCAGCGCCGTGATGGCGGATTCGATTTCGCGCCGTTGGCGTTCGCGCTTCTGCGTGCGGGCGCGTTCGCGCTTGCGTTCTTCCCAGTCGCGCGCCGCCTCGGAAACCGACACCTCCGGCGACGCGGCGGAATCGGCGGCCCGCGCCGCATCGCGTCGCGCCGCCCAGTCGGAATAGTGCCCCAGCGACAGCGACACGTTCCCGTCGCCGACGTAGAGAATCTTGGTCGCGAAGCGGTCGAGAAAGCGGCGATCGTGGCTGACGATCAGCGCGGTGCCGTCGAACTCGGCGATCGCCTCCTCGAGCACCTCGCGCGCGGCGACATCGAGGTGGTTGGTCGGCTCATCCATGACCAGGAAGTTCGCCTTGGTCAGCATCAGTTTGGCCAGCGCCAAACGGTTCTTCTCGCCGCCTGAGAGATCGGCGACGCGTTTGAAGACATCCTCGCCGGTGAAGAGGAAGCGCGCCAGATAGGAACGCAACGGCCCCGCCTCGAAGCTGGGATGCTCATTCCAGATTTCATCGATCACGCTGCCGGAGCCGTCGAGCGTGTCCAAGTGCTGGTCGAAATAGCCGATCTCGACCCGCTCGCCCAACCGTATCTGCCCATCGTAGTCGTTGTCGAGCCCGACAATGGCCCGCAACAGCGTGGTCTTCCCCGCGCCGTTGGGACCAATCACGCCGATCTTATCGTTGCGCTCGCAAGTGAAACTCACGCGGTCAAGGATGACGCGTCCGCCCAGCCGTCGCGTCAGATTTTTGACCACCAGCACCTCGCGGAAGGAGCGTCGCGCGGTCTGAAAGCCCAGCTTGATCTCGCTCGTATCCTCGGTGGGCCTCTCCAACCGTTCGAGCTTGGAGAGCGCCAGCCGTTTCGACTGCGCCTGACGGGTCTTCTGCCCGGCGAGATTGCGGGCGATGAAATCCTCGATGCGGGCGATCTCGGCCTGCTGAATCTCGTAGGCCTTCTGCCGCCGCGCGATCCGTTTCGGCTTCTCGGCGCGGTAGTAGAGGTAGTTGCCGTCATACTGTTCCAACGTGCCGTTGACCAGTTCCACCACCCGTCCGGCGAAGCGCTCGAGGAAGACACGGTCATGCGAGACCAGCACGCAGGCAAAGGGCGCCTCGATCAGATACTGTTCCAGCCATTCGACCGCCGGGATGTCGAGGTGATTGGTCGGCTCGTCGAGCAACAACAGATCGGCCGGCGTCAGAAGCAGCCGCGCCAGTTCGGCGCGGGTGCGCTCGCCGCCGGAGAAGCGTGCAATCGAGTCGCGCCAGCGCTCGCGCGGAAAGGAGAGCCCGGTCAGCACCCGCTCGACCTGCGTCTCGAGCCCATAGGCGCCGGAGTGCTCCAGATCGTGCTGCGCCTGTCCCAGTCGCTCCTGACGGTCGGCGTCATCGGGATTTTCAGCGACCGCCGCCGCCAGTTCGACAACGCGGTGCCGCAGGTCCAACAGATCGCGGCGGGCATCGAGCACATAGTCGTAGAGCGTCGATTCCAGCGAGCGGTCCGGAATCTGGCTCATCTCGACAATGCGCACACCGCGTCCGAGCGTGCGCGTGCCGGAATCCGCCTCCATACGCCCGACGACAATGCCCATCAGCGTGGTCTTGCCGGAGCCGTTGCGTCCCACCAAAGCGATCTTCTGGCCGGAGTGGATTTCCCAATCGACGCCGGTGAGGACATCGCCGCCGGCGGGGAACGACTTGCGGATATCGTGCAGGGAGACCACGATCATGGCGGGAAGTTACGGCAAAAGACGCGCGGATGGTAGGCGGGCGGCCTCAGCCGTGCGTGGGCGCGCCGACCGCGGGCGGCAGCGCCTCGGAGGCATCCACCGCCATGTCGCGCTTGCGTGTGCGCGCCAGGTACATCTCGAGGAAGAAGAACGCCGCCGTCAGCCAGAGAAACAGCGGCCGCAGTTCGGTGCCGTAGCGGGTCTGGGTCACCGCATCTTTCACCGTCTGCCCCGGCTCGATCCAGCGGATGGGCAATCCGGGCCAGCGCCGCGCCAACTCGTCGCGGTCCATCAGTGCCGCGTCCATCTCGTGCGGATCAACATTGACGCTGAACGCGTCGATCGGTTTGCCGTTGGCGGTGATCGTGTAGACACCGGGGATGTCGCCGCCGGCATAGGTGATGCGGGTGCGGGTCCCCGCGGTTTCGAGGCCGGGACGCGCCAGCGCGCCATCGGGACGGATGATCTCGACGGTGGCGTTGGCGAAGATGCCACGCGCCGGCTCGCGCACCACCGGCTCATCGACCAGGAAATCGCCGCGCCGCTCCGACAGATCGGCGGCCAGATACTCGACCATGCGGTTCATGAACGGCACAAACAACGACCGCAGCGGCAGATCGGTAAACGGCGGATTGATCGGCGCCCACGACACCAGCCACTTGCCGGTCTCCAGCCGCGTCTCCGACAACGCCGGACGTCCCCCGGAAAAGTCGACCACCACGCCTCCGCCGGGATTGCCCTCGACGCGGAACACCGAGAACCAGCGGATCTCGGGGATGCGTTCGGCGGGCACGTCGCGATAGACCGACCAGATCGGATGATTCCAGTCAATCCGGTCCCAGACGAAGAACCGCTCCGCCGACGGGGGATTGGGGGGCAGGCCGAGGCGCAGTCCGAAATGCGGGACTGACACCAGCATGTTCCACGCGGTGGTGTCGGCATCGAAGGCGGGCGCGACAAAGACGCCGCCGCCGCCGCGCACAAACCGCGCCAACTGCTCGACCGTCAGGCGGTCGGGCAGGCGCCATTCGGTGATCAGCACGACGTCGTAATCGAACAAGTTTCTGCGCACCAATTCCGGCGTGTCGACTTCATCGATCAGAAGTCGCTGACCGGCGCCGGGCTGCGGCGCCAGCGCCAGCGCCCCGGCGCGCCGTCCGGAGGGATAGTCCGACGCCAACAGCACACGAATCTGGTCGGGGATGGTGACCGCGAAATGGCGTCGGTTGTCCCGCGGGTTGTCGTCGGGCGAAATCTCGACAAATCCGGCGTGCACTCCGGGCGCGTCGACCGAACCCGACAGGGAAATCGACGTGGTTCCCTCGGGACCGAGATTGAGCTCCTCCTGTGCCACCCGGCGGCCATCGAGGAAGAGACTGGCGACGAGACGATCGACGTTGCGCGCCGTGTGATTCTTGACCGTGGCGGTCACGGCGAACGGCGAATGCGGCTCCAGAAGTTGGCTGGCCAACTGCACATCGGTTACGCCGAGATCGAACGACTCCTCCTCGTCGGCCACGTCGACCAGATAGACGGTGGGCCGGACGCGCGTCAAGAGCGAGGTGTCGACGGCGGTGCGGAGGAAGGCCTCGCGCCGGCGGTCGGTGACCAGATAGAGTTCCTTGTTCAGATTGGCGCCCGAAGCCATCGCCGCCAGCGCGGCGTTGAGCGCGCCGGTGGCGTCGGTGGCGCCGTACCCGGCCTCGCTGGCGGCCAGACGGTCGACCAGGGGGCCAATGGCCGCGCTCGGCGGCTCGGGACGGGGCGTAACCGCGCCGGAAAACGGCAGGGCGATCAACTCATCCCCCTCGCCGAAGAGCGATCCGATCTCGCGCACCCGCCGTTGGGCGCGCTCGAACGCTGTGCCGTTCGGGGTCTCCATCGCCATTGAGGCCGACTGGTCCAGCGCGATCACCGCCGTGGTGCGGGCCCGTCCGCCCAGCGACGACAGACTGTCCCCCTGCAACGCCGGACGCGCAAACGCCAGCACCGCGCAGGTGATGATGAGCGTGCGCACGGCCAACAAAAGCCAGCGGCGCAATTCCAGACGGCGCATCCGCGACTTGCGCAGATCGCGCAGGAACATCACCGACGAGAACTCGACGGTCTTGACCTTGCGGCGGTTGAGCAAATGAATCAGCAGCGGCACAATCGCCGCGGCCAGCCCCGCCAGAAATGCCGAATTGAGAAAATTCATCGCGTGATTCTACACCCGTCCGGGATCAATCGCCGTAGGCCCATTTCTGATGCTTCTTTGCCAGCCGGACATGGGGCGCGGCCAGACCGGCATCCACGATAAAGCGGTATTCGGCGAGCGCCTCGCTGCGCCGCCCGGCGCGATCGAGGCAGAAGCCGCGGAGCAGGTGGATGCGGCCCACCGCGATCGCCGCGTCGGTGAGGGTCTCGGCCAAACGGAGATGCTCCAGCGCCGCGTCAAGCGAATCCAACCCCAAGAGCGCTTCGGCGGTGATGATCCAGGCGGCGGCATCGGTGGGATCCTCGATGGTGGCCTGCGCCACCAGCCGTCGGGCATCGGCGAAGGCGGTCCGGGCGGAGTCGGCCCCGCGACGGCGCCCCTCGTAATAATGCCCGACCCGCAGTCGCAGTTCCCCGGCGATGATGCGGTTGGGCGAGGCGGCCTCGCCCAACCGCCAGAGCGCCAGCGCCGAATCCGCGCGGCGGGCATCCCACTGGATGTCCCCCAGGCGCAGGTAGGTCTGCGCGTCGGCGGGAAACGTCTGCAGATACACCTGATAATTGCGTCCGGCGCCCAAATCGTCGCCGGCGGCGCGCTGCGCCTC
This window of the bacterium genome carries:
- a CDS encoding ABC-F family ATP-binding cassette domain-containing protein; protein product: MIVVSLHDIRKSFPAGGDVLTGVDWEIHSGQKIALVGRNGSGKTTLMGIVVGRMEADSGTRTLGRGVRIVEMSQIPDRSLESTLYDYVLDARRDLLDLRHRVVELAAAVAENPDDADRQERLGQAQHDLEHSGAYGLETQVERVLTGLSFPRERWRDSIARFSGGERTRAELARLLLTPADLLLLDEPTNHLDIPAVEWLEQYLIEAPFACVLVSHDRVFLERFAGRVVELVNGTLEQYDGNYLYYRAEKPKRIARRQKAYEIQQAEIARIEDFIARNLAGQKTRQAQSKRLALSKLERLERPTEDTSEIKLGFQTARRSFREVLVVKNLTRRLGGRVILDRVSFTCERNDKIGVIGPNGAGKTTLLRAIVGLDNDYDGQIRLGERVEIGYFDQHLDTLDGSGSVIDEIWNEHPSFEAGPLRSYLARFLFTGEDVFKRVADLSGGEKNRLALAKLMLTKANFLVMDEPTNHLDVAAREVLEEAIAEFDGTALIVSHDRRFLDRFATKILYVGDGNVSLSLGHYSDWAARRDAARAADSAASPEVSVSEAARDWEERKRERARTQKRERQRREIESAITALEARIAQLEAELSSETIARDWERLAALTEERARKYEEMEQWLTRLDEFIATGG
- a CDS encoding BatA domain-containing protein — translated: MNFLNSAFLAGLAAAIVPLLIHLLNRRKVKTVEFSSVMFLRDLRKSRMRRLELRRWLLLAVRTLIITCAVLAFARPALQGDSLSSLGGRARTTAVIALDQSASMAMETPNGTAFERAQRRVREIGSLFGEGDELIALPFSGAVTPRPEPPSAAIGPLVDRLAASEAGYGATDATGALNAALAAMASGANLNKELYLVTDRRREAFLRTAVDTSLLTRVRPTVYLVDVADEEESFDLGVTDVQLASQLLEPHSPFAVTATVKNHTARNVDRLVASLFLDGRRVAQEELNLGPEGTTSISLSGSVDAPGVHAGFVEISPDDNPRDNRRHFAVTIPDQIRVLLASDYPSGRRAGALALAPQPGAGQRLLIDEVDTPELVRRNLFDYDVVLITEWRLPDRLTVEQLARFVRGGGGVFVAPAFDADTTAWNMLVSVPHFGLRLGLPPNPPSAERFFVWDRIDWNHPIWSVYRDVPAERIPEIRWFSVFRVEGNPGGGVVVDFSGGRPALSETRLETGKWLVSWAPINPPFTDLPLRSLFVPFMNRMVEYLAADLSERRGDFLVDEPVVREPARGIFANATVEIIRPDGALARPGLETAGTRTRITYAGGDIPGVYTITANGKPIDAFSVNVDPHEMDAALMDRDELARRWPGLPIRWIEPGQTVKDAVTQTRYGTELRPLFLWLTAAFFFLEMYLARTRKRDMAVDASEALPPAVGAPTHG